The Streptomyces uncialis genomic interval GGTGTTGATGATTCCCCGCTCGGCGTTCAGCACCGTGGTCGGCACGGGCTCGGCCGCTTCGACGCCGTCCCGCGTCTCCCGGTGGTCGGTCGCCTCCTCCGACGCCGACGCCGCCCGGGGGCGGTGGTTCCGGGGCTGATGCTTGTGCTGGTGCAAGGTGATGACCTCGTCCGCCTGGGGCGCTTCCGCTTCTCGCATGTCGTCCTTTCGAAGCGTTCGGTTGGCCGGGGATTTCTCATGCGCTGTTTCCCGACGACTTGAGATTCGCGGATTCCCGGGTGCCCGTCCGCTTCCGTGGTGCGTACGGAAGGTGTCTGCGGTCACATGCGCGGACGGCACGGAAATCAGCGCGCGAAAGGACGGGCGTGCCACTCCGAGGCAACACGCCAGTCCAC includes:
- a CDS encoding S-type pyocin domain-containing protein, which codes for MREAEAPQADEVITLHQHKHQPRNHRPRAASASEEATDHRETRDGVEAAEPVPTTVLNAERGIINTGTVHGGQHVTTVEFPGHRAAGAGHDL